A segment of the Bacillus sp. es.034 genome:
AGGTCTCGTTCATTCAATCCATTTTCCGGGATCATCTTGATCAAGTGATTCAGTCGATTAAAAATGCTACAAAGCTTTCAAATCTCATCCTTTGGGAAAACATCGCCGTATATGTATTCTGGATATTTGAGAGTGATGACTTCCTTTTGAACGAAGGAATGAGGAGCGGGCGTGATGAACAACTGCGGATGCTTCTTACAGATGAAAACAGCTCATGGTTCGGGAACTATCACAGAAATCCACTGGCCAGATATTATAGCGGAAAAGTAAATGTAGAGGGGAAAACGGAAAAAGTGCGTGTCAGAAAAACATGCTGTTTCTCCTACAGACTGGAGAACGGGGAACAATATCGCTGTAAAACCTGTCCCCAGACCTGTCTGATTAAAAAGACCTAATTCATCATTCAGAAGGAGGCTAATGCAATGAAGGAATTCCCTGAACAATTTGATGCTTTGCTTGAAAAGTACACGGAACTGTTGGTGGGTGAAACCGACGCCGCCAAGAAAGAAATGGTGACACAATACGCCCTTTACTCATTCATCGCCAAAAACATGCCGGCACTGGTGAAACATTGGAATTCTCTCTATCCGGAGGGGAAAGATGAAATGAAACGGATCGTCGGGGAAATCAAAGAGATGAATGAGGCACACCGGGCGGAAATGAGCAGGAAGAAAAAAGATGAATGACGATAAGGATTGAAAAAGTACCCTTTTGACGTGAAGAGGGTACTTTTTTATTGGATTCTGTTGGGTGAAAATCCAATCTTTTCTCCCGCACTTTTACCTCCAACAAAAAAAGGCAGACCCGAGTCTGCCTTCCGTTCATTATTGTACCTGACCGCCGTATCCATATGGAAATTGAGAAGAATACTGCTGATGCTGCTGATAGGACTGCTGAATTTTTTGACTGTCGGCAGCCTCCAGCTTGTACCAGCCTTTGCGGAACATTTCATTGTATAACTCGCGTTGGGCATTTTGCGTTTCGTTGAAAATCGTCAGGAGGTCCTGATATAAAGCTTGATGGCTTGCTTCATTCAAAGCCGTACAGTAGGAAGCCGTCATATATTTCTCATGGGACAGGACATCCGTAATGAAGTCGCGATCATTCATCTGTGGTGTTTCCGGCACTTGCGTTTTAGGGTTTTGGATTTTTTGCTGATTCTGCTGATTCATGGTTTTTAGACTCCTTTCTACATCATGTTTTGGTTGGTCGTATTTAGATGAGCAAGCAGCTGCTGGTAATGGCGCTGATGCATCTGCCCGCATTTATCGAGCTCCGCTTTAATCTCTGAATCCTGGCAGTGAGCAGCGGCAAAATGACATTTTTTCATAGCAGTCAGATTCCAGGCAAGCATATCGTTCAAATACAGTGAATCCTTTGTAGTGAGCATATGCGGCGGCTGTGTGTACGTTTGCTGCTGGCTCCCTTGTTGAGGTTGTTGTTGCATGTTCCATTCCTCCGTTTCCTTTTTTAGTCTTCGATACCTTTTTTTGTTTGCTTTCGGATAGGTAATATTACCCTGTATACAGTGCGAAAAGAAAGCGGTATCATCAGAAGGCAAAGATTATTTTTCCTACTATCCAACAGACTTATTCACGTATTACAAATTTCGATAATGTTCTACTAAGAAAGTATTGAAAGTATATTCAAAACGTCTAAAAGGTGATAAAATGTTGGTAAATATACTAATAGTGTGAACCTTCTCTTTTTTAGCAATAAAGAAAACGGTTTCATAGCAGGGTATATATGTTTTTTCAGGGGGCAAGCAACATGGAACAAGCAATGCGTAATTTCTTTTTATTCCTTTCAAAAAATAAGCCGATGACGAAACTAGCCAAGAAGTATGGCCTGCGCTTTGGTGCCGGTCGATTCGTTGCAGGGTCTTCCATCCAGCAGGCAGTTGAGGTTATTCGCGAGCTGAATAGTCAGAATCTTGTTGTAACGATCGACTATTTGGGAGAGTTTGTGGACAATGAGCGTGAAGCAAACGAAATGGCCCTTGAATGTGTAGAGGCTATTCGTGCAATTGGAAGAGAGAAGCTTAAATCTCAACTTTCCCTTAAAATGACTTCAATGGGGCTCGATATTTCTGAAGAGGTTGTCATGAAGAATATGAGACTGATTCTTGATGAAGCAACCAAACAGAACGTTTTCGTCACCATTGATATGGAAGACTACACCCGTTGTGGAAAGACCATTGATATCTTCACTCGTCTGAAGTCAGAGTATGATAATATCGGAACGGTCATTCAAGCCTATTTATATAGAACAGAAAAGGATATCGATGATTTGAATGCGTATTCCCCCAATCTGCGTCTTGTAAAAGGGGCTTATAAAGAGTCACCTGAAGTTGCGTTTCCTGATAAGAAGGACGTGGACGATAATTTCAAAAAAATCATTAAAACTCATTTGTTGAATGGGAATTATACGGCAATCGCCACCCATGACGATGAGATGATCGAATATACAAAAAGACTCGTGGAAGAATATAAGATTCCGCGTGATCAATTCGAGTTCCAGATGCTTTTCGGCATCCGCGTGGAACGTCAACATGAACTGGTCAAGGAAGGCTACAAAATGCGCGTCTATGTCCCATACGGCACGGACTGGTACGGATACTTCATGAGAAGACTGGCTGAAAGACCAGCCAACGTCGCCTTTGTTCTAAAAGGGGTCATGAAGAAATAATAGTAAGTAAGATGAAGACTCTATGGATGCTCATAGGGTCTTGTTTATTTATTGAGGGGAGGCAGGGAGAATGAAGATCGTTCCTTTTCGGGTGGAAGGAAAGTATTTTAAGAAAATGATTGCGTTATATTGCAGGCTATTTCAGGTGGATCCGAGAGGCATGGAGGACCAATTCAAACGGCATTCCACGTATCCCCTTTTTGAAGGATACCTCGCCATTATCGATGAGCAGGTGGCAGGATATATTTACGGTTATTCTTCAAAAAAG
Coding sequences within it:
- the fhuF gene encoding siderophore-iron reductase FhuF, coding for MNTLTEQQWEILKKYRFHASPPALKGEEAASFLDGGKMNAYLSQRRSLIGTEDLKVAASLFMKRYAFVAAMGLMTMTYWNKKLNLNPENLIMVDGDRNGLWMPQFHLKDASVTEFTSQEEKVSFIQSIFRDHLDQVIQSIKNATKLSNLILWENIAVYVFWIFESDDFLLNEGMRSGRDEQLRMLLTDENSSWFGNYHRNPLARYYSGKVNVEGKTEKVRVRKTCCFSYRLENGEQYRCKTCPQTCLIKKT
- a CDS encoding DUF2573 family protein, with protein sequence MKEFPEQFDALLEKYTELLVGETDAAKKEMVTQYALYSFIAKNMPALVKHWNSLYPEGKDEMKRIVGEIKEMNEAHRAEMSRKKKDE
- a CDS encoding proline dehydrogenase, whose protein sequence is MEQAMRNFFLFLSKNKPMTKLAKKYGLRFGAGRFVAGSSIQQAVEVIRELNSQNLVVTIDYLGEFVDNEREANEMALECVEAIRAIGREKLKSQLSLKMTSMGLDISEEVVMKNMRLILDEATKQNVFVTIDMEDYTRCGKTIDIFTRLKSEYDNIGTVIQAYLYRTEKDIDDLNAYSPNLRLVKGAYKESPEVAFPDKKDVDDNFKKIIKTHLLNGNYTAIATHDDEMIEYTKRLVEEYKIPRDQFEFQMLFGIRVERQHELVKEGYKMRVYVPYGTDWYGYFMRRLAERPANVAFVLKGVMKK
- a CDS encoding spore coat protein; protein product: MNQQNQQKIQNPKTQVPETPQMNDRDFITDVLSHEKYMTASYCTALNEASHQALYQDLLTIFNETQNAQRELYNEMFRKGWYKLEAADSQKIQQSYQQHQQYSSQFPYGYGGQVQ